A genomic region of Dictyoglomus sp. NZ13-RE01 contains the following coding sequences:
- a CDS encoding cupin, with translation MDKIEKLIFPLGTKVQNSYFIGTVWIETLVTYNKTMNCAIYTFEEGARNNWHRHPGRQILVVTGGKGYYQEEGKSAKIIKEGDVVVIPPNVKHWHGAVPNSFLSHIAITTNPDKGEVEWLEPVDDEYYFQLKFDQ, from the coding sequence ATGGATAAGATTGAAAAGCTAATTTTTCCATTAGGAACTAAAGTCCAAAATAGCTATTTTATTGGAACCGTTTGGATTGAAACATTAGTAACTTACAATAAAACTATGAACTGTGCAATTTATACTTTTGAGGAAGGTGCAAGAAATAATTGGCACAGACACCCAGGTAGACAGATTTTAGTAGTTACTGGTGGAAAAGGGTATTATCAAGAAGAAGGAAAGTCTGCAAAGATAATAAAAGAAGGGGATGTTGTTGTAATTCCGCCGAATGTGAAACACTGGCATGGTGCAGTGCCAAATAGTTTTCTTTCTCATATTGCAATTACAACAAACCCTGATAAGGGAGAGGTAGAATGGTTGGAACCTGTTGACGATGAATACTATTTTCAGCTTAAATTTGATCAGTGA
- a CDS encoding flavodoxin translates to MPHSKILIAYFSRRGNNYLNGRITNLAIGNTEIVAQKIQKLMGGDLFEIKPVKQYPEDYYETIEIAKEEKRKNARPELANRLEDISSYEVVFLGYPNWWGTMPMTVFTFLESYDFSGKTIAPFCTHEGSGLGSSERDIKKLCPNANVLPGLAIRGSNVNQADKDIQNWLLKLGLLT, encoded by the coding sequence ATGCCACATTCGAAAATTCTCATCGCTTATTTTTCTCGTAGAGGAAACAATTATCTTAATGGCAGAATTACAAACCTGGCAATCGGGAATACGGAAATAGTTGCTCAAAAAATACAAAAATTAATGGGTGGTGATTTATTTGAAATCAAGCCAGTAAAACAATATCCAGAAGATTATTACGAAACAATAGAAATAGCAAAGGAAGAAAAACGGAAAAATGCCAGACCAGAGCTTGCAAATAGACTTGAGGATATAAGCTCCTATGAAGTGGTTTTCCTTGGCTATCCCAATTGGTGGGGAACAATGCCAATGACAGTATTTACTTTTTTAGAGTCTTACGATTTTTCAGGAAAGACCATTGCTCCATTTTGCACACATGAAGGAAGTGGACTTGGGAGCAGTGAACGTGACATAAAGAAACTGTGCCCAAACGCAAATGTGTTGCCAGGATTAGCCATTAGAGGAAGCAATGTTAACCAAGCTGATAAAGATATTCAAAACTGGTTATTAAAGCTTGGTTTATTAACTTAA